A window from Branchiostoma floridae strain S238N-H82 chromosome 16, Bfl_VNyyK, whole genome shotgun sequence encodes these proteins:
- the LOC118403662 gene encoding zinc finger protein 239-like encodes METTAHAYPTGVDQNCCDGSLTGVPQVDCASKIRNARNRMEGHNANFNNAGDKPYMCGECGYRTVKKDTLSRHMRIHTGEKPYKCDQCDYSAARKSSLNRHLAKHTGEKPFMCGECGYRTDDKTKLSKHMRTHTGEKPYKCDRCGYSAAQKANLVSHQATHTGEKPYMCGECGYRTAQRSNLSRHMRTHTEEKPYKCDQCDYSASQKANLDYHIATKHTGEKPYMCGECGYRTAMRSDLPKHMRIHTKVKPCKLDQCGISTACKPSLDQHLATHTRDITYKCGECGFRTGKQSELSRHMRIHTGEKPHKCDYTAAWKSHLDSHMATKHTGENPTCVGSVDTGHINGVIYPDV; translated from the coding sequence ATGGAAACGACTGCACATGCGTATCCAACCGGAGTGGATCAGAATTGCTGTGATGGGTCTCTCACTGGAGTTCCCCAGGTTGACTGCGCAAGCAAAATAAGGAATGCTAGAAACCGTATGGAAGGACATAACGCCAACTTCAATAACGCTGGTGAtaaaccatacatgtgtggggagtgcgggtaccgGACAGTTAAAAAGGATaccttatccagacatatgagaatccatacaggagaaaagccctacaagtgtgaccagtgtgactattctgctgcacgtaAATCCAGTTTGAACAGACATTTAGCAaaacacacaggagagaaacccttcatgtgtggggaatgtgggtacagaacagatGACAAGACTAAATTGTcgaaacacatgagaacccataccggtgaaaagccctacaagtgtgaccggtgtggctattctgcagcacaaaaagCCAATTTGGTTTCTCATCAAGCaacacataccggtgagaaaccctacatgtgtggggagtgtgggtacaggacagctcaaaggtctaacttatcccgacatatgaggacCCATACGgaagagaaaccctacaagtgtgaccagtgtgactattctgcttctCAGAAAGCCAACCTTGACTACCACATAGCaacaaagcacactggtgagaaaccctacatgtgtggggagtgtgggtacaggacggctatgAGGTCTGACTTACCgaaacatatgagaattcatacaAAAGTAAAACCCTGCAAGTTGGACCAGTGTGGCATTTCTACAGCATGCAAACCCAGTTTGGACCAGCATCTAGCAACTCACACCAGAGACATAACCTACAaatgtggggagtgtgggttcaggacaggtAAACAGTCTGAAttgtcccgacatatgagaatacatacaggtgagaaaccccacAAGTGTGACTATACTGCTGCATGGAAATCCCACCTTGACTCTCATATGGCAAcgaaacacaccggtgagaaccctacctgtgtggggagtgtggatacaggacataTCAACGGTGTAATTTATCCAGACGTATGA
- the LOC118403663 gene encoding probable ATP-dependent DNA helicase RecS, with translation MADAEADARARSIDEAISSVLTEVEGISELKREQRDALKAFVGGEDVLALLPTGFGKSLIYQLVPGVCKKLAETEGSSLFHGVDKPIVIVVSPLVALMEDQVKEAPKFGVLASQLGKNNEEILQGNVELVFGSPESWLLNDKWRDMLASPVYRKNLVGIVVDEVHVTYKWGQNKKKKRGPAFRESFSRLGELRSLVKEGKTSHYLFNLKQTSVVYRAVYGKKKKKRHRTPCEGPISKSIDLFFPSKR, from the exons atggccgacGCGGAAGCGGACGCTCGGGCCCGCTCGATCGACGAAGCAATTTCGTCCGTTCTCACCGAAGTCGAAGGGATTTCGGAGCTTAAACGCGAACAGAGAGATGCGTTGAAAGCTTTCGTTGGTGGGGAGGACGTTTTGGCTTTGTTACCAACCGGGTTCGGAAAGAGTCTCATTTATCAACTCGTGCCGGGCGTGTGCAAAAAGCTGGCGGAGACGGAGGGTAGTTCATTGTTCCACGGCGTGGACAAACCGATCGTAATTGTTGTGAGCCCGCTGGTTGCATTAATGGAAGACCAAGTGAAAGAGGCCCCAAAATTTGGTGTTTTAGCCTCGCAGCTGGGGAAGAACAACGAGGAGATTTTGCAGGGAAATGTCGAGTTGGTTTTCGGCAGCCCGGAGAGCTGGCTCCTGAACGACAAGTGGAGAGACATGCTGGCGTCTCCCGTCTACAGAAAGAATCTCGTGGGCATTGTTGTTGATGAAGTCCATGTGACGTACAAATG GGGGCAGAATAAGAAGAAGAAGCGTGGTCCTGCCTTTCGGGAAAGCTTCAGTCGTCTGGGTGAACTTAGATCACTTGTCAAAGAAGGTAAGACTTCACACTACCTATTTAATTTAAAACAGACATCTGTTGTCTATAGAGCTGTGtatggaaaaaagaaaaagaaaagacacaGAACACCATGTGAGGGACCCATTTCAAAAAGCATAGATCTTTTTTTTCCAAGTAagaggtaa
- the LOC118403462 gene encoding uncharacterized protein LOC118403462 yields MATCTSRSPKVPRPPNFEDCCRKCGKNLRVHGQLKGYRKIFDPPDPNSKEADKRLISDRLAAVGIVLQRRKDVSERLCQLCKRDLARMEEGLKTFQKWKDLVEREKETQPTRTDPQQTPPRNVQKRMREPTPSKTPRAVKKRLGATSKAPPKAAPQRTSETKVTVTYRSRVDRPANIACKDPVIASIVENIARGEFKTAARVMFTCEELAEQIKAQSLNLLEQECANLTAIKSNFILRKTSAQDLVNFSLNTFQSDLKRLSPFFHSILSTVTEDSRNHICASASVAIRGRNNQLSAFSHYINTVLQHGGAKTSVFKRLCQFGISTAQENGRLKQKELASTCGHDLHVMKEKLEAYAVQKMKKHAEDGSKETHAEDGEMETHAEDGEMETHAEDGEMETHAEDGEMETHAEDGEMETHAEDGEMETHAEDGSKETHTEDGKVETHAEDGKVETHAEDGKMETHAEDGSKETHTEDGKVETHAEDGKVETHAEDGKMETHAEDGSKETHTEDGKVETHAEDGKMETHAEDGSKETHADDGKMHNFTITTEDFSDLAVGFLVAPIEPECPPPSIPPSSPPSRPPSPPPPPKYSVQVDNLDFYKPTHHQSETKGNESIHWTHHIGIQDRVPTDHLPNNAPIKPLPLFQIGDCLPTPEIEAHLRNELIIIGSRMVTTHIPALKPFAPAVIHHIPHQYSETMSQPSTEVSHIKYKWNLAFPLGLLFKNESVTSDLVDILQHIQTEYVPRTPDGMQSIFMGGDRLTEGNSRSVQWAFGDGENPEDRLEGLIAKFDDWHARRVLYGIHFKAFGSERSGRDHGTLFANMNRVKCSNAKKGPHNAFNAYQEFVRKDTTALFIAAAMKVFKMENVEDVPKDLPPDLITKDKLEQRRWLNDKVGQVVDEFVINTDMTNMMDIYHGVSQAAQPRQIEELSCREPECERTFVYPKARLNHERKVHGLDFGEPIQEEESTAKPSPSARDHKKEHTEARLSFGLFLEDMHDAVKEGDGERMIRLYRIALMFYRAYGHTQYAYSTLLLLVQVNAVLSPAEAHGLKWNRFFNGKGGKGRNISCDLHLEHCNNDLKKFLKGMGANLTEASAYRVSRSLGPLRKILANADRELRVARPSGYHHSASETPDILTLVEVIREADLFNFSAGRAFVAFPNFDRNLLGRIKYDNMWEWIKAKLKLWNRKYP; encoded by the exons ATGGCGACGTGTACATCGCGTTCGCCGAAAGTCCCTCGCCCTCCCAACTTTGAAGATTGTTGCAGGAAGTGTGGTAAGAATCTTCGCGTGCATGGGCAGCTGAAGGGTTACAGAAAGATTTTCGACCCGCCGGATCCGAATTCAAAAGAGGCAGACAAAAGGCTCATCTCTGACCGGCTTGCTGCTGTTGGCATCGTTTTGCAGAGAAGGAAAGATGTCTCCGAGAGGTTGTGCCAGCTGTGCAAAAGAGATTTGGCGCGCATGGAAGAAGGCctcaaaacttttcaaaagtgGAAAGATCTGGTTGAGCGGGAGAAAGAGACGCAGCCAACGCGCACGGATCCCCAGCAAACACCGCCGAGAAACGTGCAAAAGCGGATGAGAGAGCCGACCCCCTCTAAAACTCCGAGGGCTGTGAAGAAAAGGCTGGGAGCGACCTCCAAGGCACCGCCAAAAGCGGCTCCTCAAAGAACAAGTGAAACCAAA GTTACTGTGACCTATCGTTCAAGAGTGGACAGACCTGCCAACATTGCATGCAAAGACCCGGTAATTGCAAGCATCGTGGAAAACATCGCAAGGGGCGAATTCAAGACAGCAGCACGGGTCATGTTCACATGTGAGGAGTTAGCAGAACAGATAAAGGCGCAGTCACTCAACCTTTTGGAACAGGAGTGCGCAAACCTAACAGCCATCAAGAGCAACTTCATTCTAAGAAAAACCAGTGCACAGGACCTTGTAAACTTCTCACTCAACACATTCCAGTCAGATCTGAAACGATTATCACCTTTCTTTCACTCCATCCTCAGTACAGTAACCGAAGACTCCAGAAACCACATATGTGCCAGCGCTTCAGTCGCCATACGTGGCCGTAACAACCAGCTTTCTGCCTTTTCACATTACATAAACACAGTTCTCCAACATGGAGGTGCCAAAACATCAGTCTTCAAACGACTGTGCCAATTCGGCATCTCGACAGCACAGGAGAATGGGCGATTGAAGCAGAAGGAGTTGGCTAGCACATGTGGACATGATTTACATGTGATGAAGGAGAAGTTGGAAGCATATGCAGTacaaaagatgaagaaacatGCTGAAGATGGGAGCAAGGAGACACATGCTGAAGACGGGGAGATGGAGACACATGCTGAAGACGGGGAGATGGAGACACATGCTGAAGACGGGGAGATGGAGACACATGCTGAAGACGGGGAGATGGAGACACATGCTGAAGACGGGGAGATGGAGACACATGCTGAAGACGGGGAGATGGAGACACATGCTGAAGATGGGAGCAAGGAAACACATACTGAAGATGGGAAGGTGGAAACACATGCTGAAGATGGGAAGGTGGAAACACATGCTGAAGATGGGAAGATGGAGACACATGCTGAAGATGGGAGCAAGGAAACACATACTGAAGATGGGAAGGTGGAAACACATGCTGAAGATGGGAAGGTGGAAACACATGCTGAAGATGGGAAGATGGAGACACATGCTGAAGATGGGAGCAAGGAAACACATACTGAAGATGGGAAGGTGGAAACACATGCTGAAGATGGGAAGATGGAGACACATGCTGAAGATGGGAGCAAGGAGACACATGCTGATGATGGGAAGATGCACAACTTTACTATAACAACAGAAGATTTCAGTGATCTTGCAGTTGGCTTCCTGGTCGCTCCAATTGAACCTGAATGCCCTCCCCCATCCATTCCACCATCCTCTCCACCATCCCGCCCACCATCGCCCCCACCGCCACCAAAGTACAGTGTCCAAGTTGACAACTTGGACTTCTATAAACCAACACATCACCAATCAGAAACAAAAGGCAACGAATCTATTCACTGGACACACCATATTGGTATACAAGACCGTGTCCCAACAGATCATCTTCCAAACAACGCCCCGATCAAACCACTTCCGCTGTTTCAGATCGGAGACTGCCTTCCCACCCCGGAGATTGAAGCTCATCTTCGTAATGAGTTAATTATCATTGGGAGCCGTATGGTGACAACACACATACCCGCCCTAAAACCATTCGCACCTGCAGTTATCCATCACATTCCTCACCAATATTCTGAGACAATGTCACAGCCATCAACTGAGGTGAGCCACATAAAGTATAAGTGGAATTTGgca tttccaCTTGGGCTGCTTTTCAAGAATGAGAGCGTTACTTCAGACCTTGTGGACATCCTACAGCACATACAGACAGA GTATGTCCCACGAACACCAGATGGCATGCAGAGCATCTTCATGGGGGGCGACAGGTTAACGGAAGGCAACAGCAGATCTGTGCAGTGGGCGTTTGGGGATGGAGAGAACCCTGAAGACAGGCTGGAGGGGCTGATTGCCAAGTTTGACGACTGGCATGCGCGCAGGGTTCTCTACGGG ATACACTTCAAAGCCTTTGGCAGTGAGAGGTCGGGACGGGACCATGGCACTTTATTCGCCAACATGAATAGAGTGAAGTGTAGCAATGCCAAAAAGGGCCCTCACAATGCCTTCAATGCCTACCAAGAGTTTGTCCGGAAAGACACGACTGCCCTCTTCATTGCGGCGGCGATGAAGGTGTTCAAAATGGAGAATGTGGAAG ATGTGCCCAAGGACTTACCACCGGACCTGATCACTAAGGACAAGCTGGAGCAGCGACGCTGGCTCAACGACAAAGTCGGCCAGGTGGTAGATGAGTTCGTCATCAACACTGACATGACCAACATGATGGACATCTACCATGGCGTGAGTCAGGCAGCGCAGCCTCGGCAGATCGAGGAGTTAAGCTGCAGGGAGCCTGAGTGTGAGCGCACATTCGTCTACCCCAAAGCCAGGCTGAATCATGAACGCAAAGTGCATGGGTTAGACTTCGGTGAGCCCATCCAAGAGGAAGAGTCCACCGCTAAGCCTTCTCCTTCTGCTCGTGATCACAAGAAAGAGCACACCGAGGCAAGGCTTAGCTTTGGGCTCTTCCTCGAGGACATGCATGATGCCGTCAAGGAAGGGGACGGTGAGAGGATGATCCGACTTTATAGAATAGCGTTGATGTTCTACAGAGCATATGGCCACACACAATATGCATATAGCACCTTGCTTCTGCTGGTACAGGTCAATGCCGTGCTGTCACCAGCAGAAGCACACGGCTTAAAGTGGAACCGATTCTTCAATGGGAAGGGGGGGAAAGGAAGAAACATCTCATGCGACTTGCATTTGGAGCATTGTAACAACGATCTCAAGAAGTTCTTGAAGGGTATGGGTGCAAACCTCACAGAGGCCAGTGCATACAGGGTGAGTAGGTCTCTGGGGCCCCTGAGAAAGATTCTGGCCAATGCCGACAGAGAGTTGAGAGTTGCTAGACCCTCTGGCTACCACCACAGTGCCTCAGAAACCCCAGATATTCTGACACTGGTGGAAGTCATCAGGGAGGCAGACCTCTTCAACTTCTCTGCCGGCAGGGCATTTGTTGCTTTCCCAAACTTCGACCGAAATCTTCTAGGCCGCATCAAGTATGACAACATGTGGGAGTGGATCAAGGCCAAATTGAAGCTTTGGAACAGAAAATACCCCTAA
- the LOC118403958 gene encoding zinc finger protein 525-like, giving the protein MATAGPGSHTVVEQSCYDGSHTGVSQIDYDSKSSNAEEQTAEISILDRHISTHTGDKPYMCGQCGYRTVRKHDLSRHTRTHTGEKPYKCDQCDYSAARKSHLDIHIAAKHTGENPYMCEECGYRTFQRSALSRHMRIHTGEKPYKCDFCDYSASQKHYLDYHMAAKHTGDKPNMCGECGYRAVKKHDLSRHMRTHTGEQPYKCDKCDYSAARKTHLNHHLAAKHGGDIPYMCGECGYQTAQRANLSKHMRTHTGEKPYKCDQCDYSAAQKSTLNNHMAAKHTGDKPYMCGECGLRTARKSTLSKHMRTHTTE; this is encoded by the coding sequence ATGGCAACAGCAGGACCCGGGTCTCACACTGTAGTAGAGCAGAGCTGCTATGATGGGTCTCACACCGGGGTTTCTCAGATTGACTATGACAGCAAATCAAGCAATGCTGAAGAACAGACAGCAGAGATATCTATCTTGGACCGTCATATATCAACCCACAccggagacaaaccctacatgtgtgggcagtgtgggtacaggacggttAGAAAGCATGACTTATCTCGACATacgagaacccatacaggagaaaaaccctacaagtgtgaccagtgtgactattctgcagcaaggaAATCCCACCTTGACAtccatatagcagcaaaacacaccggcgagaatccctacatgtgtgaagagTGTGGATATAGGACATTTCAAAGGTCTGcattatccagacatatgagaattcataccggagaaaaaccctacaagtgtgacttttgcgactattctgcatcacAGAAGCACTACCTTGACTATCATATGGCAGCAAAGCATACCGGAGACAAACCtaacatgtgtggggagtgtgggtatagggCAGTTAAAAAGCatgacttatcccgacatatgagaacccataccggAGAacaaccctacaagtgtgacaagtgcgactattctgctgcacggaaaacCCACCTTAACCACCATTTGGCAGCAAAACACGGTGGTGACataccctacatgtgtggagaatgtGGGTACCAAACAGCTCAAAGGGCTAACTTgtccaaacacatgagaacacatacaggagaaaaaccctacaagtgtgaccagtgcgactattctgcagcacagaaatccactttgaatAACCATATGgcagcaaagcacactggtgataaaccctacatgtgtggagagtgtgggttaAGGACAGCTCGGAAGTCAACCTTgtccaaacacatgagaacccatacaacAGAATGA
- the LOC118403463 gene encoding zinc finger protein 436-like, with product MCTECGYRAAHRSALSQHMRTHTVKKETFKFDQCDYSAARKHRLDEHRTKHSGKKPLMCGECGYRTAHKSNLSKHMRTHIGEKPYKCDQCDYSVARKVEKPYKCDLCGYSAAQSSALVSHLTTKHTDGKPYKYDQCDYSAAQKATLSQLLPSL from the exons atgtgtacagaatgtgggtacagagcagctcATAGGTCTGCtctatcccaacacatgagaactcatacagtaAAAAAAGAAACCTTCAAGtttgaccagtgtgactattctgcagcacggaaacACCGTTTGGACGAGCATCGCACAAAGCACAGTGGTAAGAAACCcctcatgtgtggagagtgtgggtataggacaGCTCATAAATCtaacttatccaaacatatgagaacccacataGGTGAAaagccatacaagtgtgaccagtgtgactactctgtTGCACGGAAAG tagaaaaaccgtacaagtgtgacctgtgcggctattctgctgcacaatcTTCTGCCTTGGTCAGTCATTTGACAACAAAGCACACTGATGGGAAACCTTACAAAtatgaccagtgtgactattctgcagcacagaaggCCACTctttcacaactccttcccagtctgtAG